A single region of the Lycium barbarum isolate Lr01 chromosome 2, ASM1917538v2, whole genome shotgun sequence genome encodes:
- the LOC132627346 gene encoding uncharacterized protein LOC132627346 isoform X4 has product MDFENMKRKELQALCKEHGIPANLTNLEMVNKLSSLLKVNDEKPLTRGRSCLKVLDDDRESDVVNRMVKKVKFSPDNEVIEFTRSAQVKRRGRRKSMLYKNDLNVGSDGLNNVGILDSPVGVTIEKKGAKRHVKDSVSSTNEGKGEVGVTTRRSLRTKEVVIQENEGVNDGLRTSRRVRSRKNGKESAEDMEELDKSTGEKGIDGAEKRDKKVTFVSECTKSETKAKETKRETRRKSMAHNQTLHVQNEEEVVEKPALVTRSRNLKPVEDNVGNKRNRTRGKEVIEISEELVCTEFVESSVEVVKDEVRVNTRRSQQNSVVEPSKKAMKRSGRVANKEKGAKLTDDISKDKMVTRGRTRNQSKVTVEASTSESGTKIVEPKEKLEVVLQLEEPAEVPVRRSDRRKSVFPLEKLRGDEVAAKEKRIFLNANDDEPRNKGTKEETQKVLKRSKRLATQDEDSILVKDDIAENIGLDRGRGNRGKSVGPSLEKVRSDEVAVVKEKRNLNANDDETRSKGTKEETQKALKRSKRLATQVEDSVLAKDDTTENEVLDRGRSNRRKSVVPSLEKERSDEVVVVKEKRNLSANDAEIRSKDTKEEPQKALKRSKRLATQVEDSVLVRDDIAENKVLDRGRSSRRKSVVPSLEKERSDEVVVVKEKRNLSANDAEIRSKDTKEEPQTVAKRSKRLAKQVEDPVLARDDISETKLEERRHSRRNAAKANVDTKTLDKSVQEETSVVREERRRSGRSAARHTLAAVSDEKKENGDNKLTMRNRTVIQETDSLKQSTSSSKASVEAAVVEKTSTARKKQQGRLKRSNVEVEVPMPEGMEIVKEPDNRHCIVSGSEGTMSFSRSSLNELKAVTDDVNIVLAGTKDEAPAELRTLADKLNEEGPIVDANASQSENNSTSECLPFSEAFNSNARPEENLVEELLQSDHKEPTSKDLCPSSVLADDAVPNDITSDKQEHGAITADNAEEFDTGLSNEVLDNCSLSQSDNMEENIASGTKDETAAELSTLDDKLNEEGPPIDTNASPSENNSTSKCLPFSDPFNSNAKPEENLVEELLLSEHEAPASKDLCPISVLADDAVPNDRTSDKQEHGAMAADSAEEFPTGLSNEVLDNCSLSQSDNMEEILDSGTKDKAAAESSTPADKLIEEGPLEDANASPSENNSASKYFPFGDPFNSSARPEENQVERLLHSDPEAPASRDLCSDDVTSDKQEQGEIAADDAEEFVAALSDEVLDNSLLRQSDNMEENLDSGFKEQPETIGAVIEGVTYGEQESEICPGSTLPDDAVPDDITSDQLEHDAIAADNTEEFDIGLSSEVLANCSVKQSDNMEENLDAGLKEKSETGCIVTEGVTYGEQESESKGLCPGSVFADDAVPNDITLDKLGHGAIAADNAEFGTGSSNEVLDNCSVNQSDNMEEKLDSDFKEQSETRCTVKVGVSYGEQALTVTDYAKEFDAGLSSNVPMEHVEAESGPMEAVYDRDAPTFTNHGEIHAEEYENLEEAASEKTVSSPIKAVPDLQVAEPGSFGDGIVSDVTTSKDGDEEKQGEELKILFATPCHISHSKEDKKASLDGDSREKGLNREWQVSPISGNDTSSLQSSVRDCGEHGQREYLKSLFATPFGSRSSKAEIATCIEINETSSQYKQSCPETENAASSAGNGLTPSVTPLKDTSKDEAGEDLKGLFATPSVVSQSVRGQHFLFQSQLSGEAMAAGEGLGRGLVEDKQGEPGRTLFASPVSVKCTNQETTSTKDKYSQSHDMETSICSGVERNLDESEALSVGVDQAPETSHVTAFNYGDEYKQEDQLKLLFASPIITETLNQMDGTKRKTEDEKNLLSRNVQGLSHNKGFSVEKLKKTAECTDSKHSAEQIKVEKIIEFAECLKECSTLEEENNESHGNLLSATSTTNSTPLRNDEFSSQEIMIEETAECMKDSSALEAQNNEGQGNILSATSAKNMTPLHNDELSSQQPKIKETAECMKDSSALEEENNEGQGTMLFASSTENMTPLRDGEFSSQEPKTADVAMSGEIVRGTEMNTRHESWVQEIVDIQEHKIEETVVDRDLLLRNASRILEEGIYVEIVEESTSPVISKPTCDIEFPEHQMVPEINQSSPKNVKTSDAFSEGTEDHLKLLFAAPIKETSPSCSESLKPLDACNEENTEDHLKLQFATPIKGTSPSRLDEASSCQLKTAMVINEASVMVGKEPKLKGFEFSGEPLAVEIISGGFDSTKRSCFSKEIKDQSERGPLFPTSSKGTSPLQLEGSPGCEEDIFKDLDGGKFLGSQEQIFAQHEDHQLLNEMTDNTGDATLDWFHIDDGSVPIQAELETQKKNDSAHQFEPLREVTEDDAVAEGKKDDHLMASQESLEDRLINTREATKSVVVSDAVCQQRNILTDIETETITQESVRKTDDISVSAENGILEFDAESTALRSQEKIIITVEETKGDEVQKLEVRNISNAFLHNNIPDNDEYAKESSTVLPADKQFHFPEHYVIENVSSIKEFTSSANECQDVFKEGDFADQGDGLTIFESTERTSTIVNYSDLTTQIDLPGLFAGESGNITHSAFSEELQNESNQGKFSAAQQQDEDSFDKKEHESTQAVLSPSFKCHENISFIEEGLADEDTLISKQNNDLAEKKVPLTPAGVAKTSFAKHLNSTVKKKNARSVLIHGTPNKLSQIADMKENAPSVKGDVGTLTALRPEKRRALDILPRK; this is encoded by the exons ATGGATTTTGAAAACATGAAAAGGAAAGAACTACAAGCACTATGCAAGGAACATGGAATTCCTGCAAATTTAACCAACTTAGAAATGGTTAACAAGCTTTCTTCACTTCTTAAG gtaaATGATGAAAAGCCCTTAACTCGAGGGCGATCATGTTTAAAGGTTTTAGATGATGATAGAGAGTCTGATGTTGTAAATAGGATGGTAAAGAAAGTGAAATTTAGTCCTGATAATGAAGTTATTGAGTTTACGCGATCCGCTCAAGTGAAAAGGAGAGGGAGAAGGAAGTCAATGTTGTATAAGAATGACTTGAATGTTGGTAGTGATGGGTTAAATAATGTAGGCATTTTGGATAGTCCAGTTGGTGTTACTATTGAGAAAAAGGGAGCGAAAAGGCATGTGAAAGATAGCGTAAGTTCAACGAATGAGGGTAAGGGTGAAGTTGGAGTTACTACAAGAAGATCTTTGAGGACCAAAGAAGTAGTTATACAAGAAAACGAGGGCGTAAATGATGGTTTACGGACGAGTAGGAGAGTAAGAAGTCGAAAAAATGGTAAAGAGAGTGCAGAAGATATGgaagaattggataaaagtacAGGTGAAAAGGGAATTGATGGGGCAGAGAAGAGGGACAAGAAAGTGACATTTGTTAGTGAGTGCACAAAGTCTGAAACAAAAGCCAAGGAGACGAAAAGAGAAACGAGAAGGAAATCGATGGCTCATAATCAGACCTTGCATGTTCAAAATGAGGAGGAGGTTGTGGAGAAGCCAGCTCTGGTAACAAGGTCTCGGAACTTGAAACCAGTTGAGGATAATGTTGGTAACAAAAGGAACCGGACAAGGGGTAAGGAAGTTATTGAGATAAGTGAGGAACTTGTTTGTACTGAATTTGTTGAATCTTCAGTTGAAGTTGTCAAAGATGAAGTCAGAGTAAACACAAGAAGGTCTCAGCAGAATAGTGTGGTGGAGCCATCCAAAAAGGCTATGAAGAGGTCTGGACGGGTAGCTAATAAGGAAAAGGGTGCAAAATTGACTGATGATATTTCAAAAGATAAGATGGTTACTAGGGGAAGGACTAGAAATCAGTCTAAAGTGACTGTAGAAGCTTCGACATCAGAAAGTGGAACTAAAATTGTTGAACCTAAGGAGAAACTTGAAGTGGTTCTTCAACTTGAAGAACCAGCAGAAGTTCCTGTTAGAAGAAGTGATAGGCGCAAATCTGTTTTTCCTTTGGAGAAATTGAGGGGTGATGAAGTTGCAGCCAAGGAGAAAAGAATTTTCTtaaatgctaatgatgatgagCCAAGGAATAAAGGTACAAAAGAAGAAACCCAGAAGGTATTGAAGCGATCAAAGAGGCTTGCTACACAAGATGAAGATTCAATATTGGTGAAAGATGATATTGCTGAAAATATAGGGCTTGATAGAGGCAGAGGAAATAGGGGCAAATCTGTTGGTCCTTCTTTGGAGAAAGTAAGAAGTGATGAGGTTGCTGTTGTAAAGGAGAAAAGAAACTTGAATGCTAATGATGACGAAACAAGGAGTAAAGGTACAAAAGAAGAAACCCAGAAGGCATTGAAGCGGTCAAAAAGGCTTGCTACACAGGTGGAAGATTCAGTACTGGCGAAAGATGATACCACTGAAAATGAAGTGCTTGATAGAGGCCGAAGTAATAGGCGCAAATCTGTTGTTCCTTCTTTGGAGAAAGAAAGAAGTGATGAAGTTGTGGTTGTAAAGGAAAAAAGAAACTTAAGTGCTAATGATGCTGAGATAAGGAGTAAAGATACAAAAGAAGAACCCCAGAAGGCATTGAAGCGGTCAAAAAGGCTTGCTACACAAGTGGAAGATTCAGTATTGGTGAGAGATGATATCGCTGAAAATAAAGTGCTTGATAGAGGCAGAAGTAGTAGGCGCAAATCTGTTGTTCCTTCTTTGGAGAAAGAAAGAAGTGATGAAGTTGTGGTTGTAAAGGAAAAAAGAAACTTAAGTGCTAATGATGCTGAGATAAGGAGTAAAGATACAAAAGAAGAACCCCAGACGGTAGCCAAGCGGTCAAAAAGGCTTGCTAAACAAGTGGAAGATCCTGTACTTGCAAGAGATGATATTTCTGAAACTAAATTAGAAGAGAGGAGACACTCTAGAAGGAATGCTGCTAAAGCAAATGTAGACACCAAGACGTTGGACAAATCAGTGCAAGAAGAAACTTCCGTGGTAAGAGAAGAGAGGAGACGTTCTGGAAGGAGTGCTGCTAGGCACACTCTTGCAGCAGTTTCAGATGAAAAGAAGGAAAATGGTGATAATAAGCTGACCATGAGAAACCGCACTGTTATTCAAGAAACAGATTCTTTGAAACAGTCCACGAGTAGCTCAAAAGCAAGTGTGGAGGCAGCAGTTGTTGAAAAGACTAGTACTGCCAGAAAGAAGCAGCAGGGTCGACTGAAGAGATCAAATGTGGAAGTAGAAGTTCCCATGCCTGAGGGCATGGAAATAGTCAAAGAACCAGACAATAGACATTGTATTGTCTCAGGTTCAGAAGGTACAATGAGCTTCTCAAGATCATCTCTAAATGAGCTTAAAGCTGTCACAGATGATGTCAATATAGTTCTCGCTGGAACCAAGGATGAagcacctgctgagttgagaaCCCTAGCTGACAAATTGAATGAGGAAGGACCAATTGTAGATGCAAATGCTTCTCAATCTGAAAATAACTCCACATCGGAATGTCTTCCATTCAGTGAAGCATTCAACTCCAACG CTAGACCCGAGGAGAACCTAGTTGAGGAGCTTTTGCAGTCTGACCACAAGGAGCCTACAAGCAAAGATCTATGTCCTAGTTCAGTTTTGGCTGATGATGCTGTTCCAAATGATATAACTTCTGACAAACAGGAGCATGGGGCAATTACAGCAGACAATGCTGAAGAATTCGACACAGGGTTATCTAATGAAGTTCTTGATAATTGTTCACTAAGCCAGAGTGATAATATGGAAGAGAACATTGCTTCTGGAACCAAGGATGAAACAGCTGCTGAGTTGAGCACCCTAGATGACAAATTGAATGAGGAAGGACCACCTATAGATACAAATGCTTCTCCATCTGAAAATAACTCCACATCAAAATGTCTTCCATTTAGTGATCCATTCAACTCTAACG CTAAACCCGAGGAGAACCTAGTTGAGGAACTTTTGCTGTCTGAACATGAGGCGCCTGCAAGCAAAGATCTATGTCCTATTTCAGTTTTGGCTGATGATGCTGTTCCAAATGACAGAACTTCTGATAAACAGGAACATGGTGCAATGGCAGCAGATAGTGCAGAAGAATTTCCCACAGGATTATCTAATGAAGTTCTTGATAATTGTTCACTAAGCCAAAGTGATAATATGGAGGAGATTCTTGATTCTGGAACCAAGGATAAAGCAGCTGCTGAGTCAAGCACCCCAGCTGACAAATTAATTGAGGAAGGACCACTTGAAGATGCAAATGCTTCTCCATCTGAAAATAATTCCGCATCCAAATACTTCCCATTCGGTGATCCATTCAACTCCAGCG CTAGACCCGAGGAGAACCAAGTTGAGAGACTTTTGCATTCTGATCCTGAGGCACCTGCAAGCAGAGATCTATGTTCAGATGATGTAACTTCTGACAAACAGGAGCAAGGTGAAATAGCAGCAGATGATGCAGAAGAATTTGTCGCAGCATTATCTGATGAAGTTCTTGATAATAGTTTACTAAGGCAGAGTGATAATATGGAAGAGAACCTTGATTCTGGCTTTAAAGAACAACCAGAGACTATAGGTGCTGTTATTGAAGGAGTAACTTATGGTGAACAGGAGTCCGAAATATGTCCTGGTTCTACTTTGCCTGATGATGCAGTTCCAGATGACATAACTTCTGACCAACTGGAGCATGACGCAATTGCGGCAGACAATACAGAAGAATTTGACATAGGATTGTCTAGTGAGGTTCTTGCTAATTGTTCAGTAAAGCAGAGTGATAATATGGAAGAGAACCTTGATGCTGGCTTAAAAGAAAAATCAGAGACTGGATGCATTGTTACTGAAGGAGTAACTTATGGTGAACAGGAGTCCGAAAGCAAAGGCTTATGTCCTGGTTCTGTTTTTGCTGACGATGCAGTTCCAAATGACATAACTTTGGACAAACTGGGGCACGGTGCAATTGCAGCAGATAATGCAGAATTTGGCACAGGATCATCTAATGAAGTTCTTGATAACTGTTCCGTAAACCAGAGTGATAATATGGAAGAGAAGCTTGATTCTGATTTTAAAGAACAATCAGAGACTCGATGTACTGTTAAGGTTGGAGTAAGTTATGGTGAACAAGCGCTAACTGTAACGGACTATGCAAAAGAGTTTGATGCGGGGTTGTCCAGTAATGTCCCCATGGAACACGTGGAAGCTGAATCTGGTCCTATGGAAGCTGTATATGATCGAGATGCACCTACCTTCACAAATCACGGTGAAATACATGCAGAAGAATATGAAAACCTGGAGGAAGCAGCTTCTGAGAAAACTGTTTCAAGTCCCATAAAAGCAGTTCCAGATCTTCAAG TTGCAGAACCTGGTAGTTTTGGTGATGGCATCGTATCAGATGTAACTACTTCAAAGGACGGTGATGAAGAGAAGCAAG GTGAAGAACTTAAAATATTGTTTGCCACTCCTTGTCATATTTCACATTCTAAAGAAGATAAGAAAGCTTCTTTGGATGGTGATTCAAGGGAAAAGGGTCTCAACAGAGAGTGGCAAG TTTCTCCCATTAGTGGTAATGATACATCAAGTCTCCAAAGTTCTGTCCGTGATTGTGGTGAACATGGCCAAA GAGAGTATTTGAAAAGTTTGTTTGCCACCCCATTTGGTAGTAGAAGCAGCAAGGCAGAAATAGCAACTTGTATCGAGATTAATGAGACAAGCAGTCAATACAAGCAAAGTTGCCCTGAAACTGAGAACG CTGCATCTTCTGCTGGCAATGGTTTGACACCATCTGTAACTCCTTTAAAGGACACATCTAAAGATGAAG CCGGGGAAGATCTAAAAGGTTTGTTTGCTACGCCCTCTGTTGTTTCACAATCTGTTAGAGGCCAGCATTTCCTTTTTCAAAGTCAATTGAGTGGAGAAGCAATGGCCGCGGGAGAAGGACTTGGCCGTGGTTTGGTTGAGGACAAGCAAG GGGAACCTGGAAGGACTTTATTTGCCTCACCCGTCTCTGTAAAATGCACTAACCAAGAGACTACTTCTACCAAAGATAAGTATAGCCAGAGTCATGATATGGAAACTTCTATTTGCAGTGGAGTAGAAAGAAACCTCGATGAATCTGAAGCTCTGTCTGTTGGAGTCGACCAAG CTCCTGAGACCTCACATGTCACTGCTTTCAACTATGGTGATGAATATAAGCAAG AAGATCAACTGAAGTTGCTGTTTGCTTCACCCATCATTACCGAGACTCTGAACCAAATGGATGGAACAAAAAGAAAGACAGAAGACGAGAAAAATCTTTTGTCTAGGAATGTTCAGGGGCTCTCTCATAACAAAGGTTTTTCAGTTGAGAAGCTCAAAAAAACTGCTGAGTGCACAGATTCTAAACATTCTGCAGAACAGATTAAAGTTGAAAAGATCATAGAATTTGCTGAATGCTTGAAAGAATGCAGTACTCTGGAAGAAGAGAACAATGAAAGTCATGGTAATCTGCTGTCTGCAACATCAACTACAAACTCGACTCCGTTGCGGAATGATGAGTTTTCTTCTCAAGAAATTATGATCGAAGAAACTGCTGAGTGCATGAAAGATTCCAGTGCTCTTGAAGCACAGAACAATGAAGGCCAGGGTAATATTCTGTCTGCAACATCAGCAAAAAACATGACTCCATTGCATAATGATGAGTTATCTTCTCAACAACCTAAGATCAAAGAAACTGCTGAGTGCATGAAAGATTCCAGTGCTCTTGAAGAAGAGAACAATGAAGGTCAGGGTACTATGCTTTTTGCATCGTCAACTGAAAACATGACTCCATTGCGGGATGGCGAGTTTTCTTCTCAAGAACCTAAGACAGCAGATGTTGCAATGTCTGGAGAAATAGTTAGAGGTACGGAGATGAATACGAGACATGAAAGCTGGGTTCAGGAAATTGTTGACATACAGGAACACAAAATTGAGGAAACAGTGGTTGACAGGgatttgttgctaagaaatgcCTCTAGAATTCTGGAAGAAGGCATTTATGTTGAAATTGTAGAAGAAAGTACTTCTCCTGTTATTTCAAAGCCTACATGTGATATTGAATTTCCTGAACATCAGATGGTGCCGGAGATCAATCAGAGCAGTCCCAAGAACGTCAAAACATCTGATGCTTTCAGTGAAGGTACTGAAGATCACTTGAAACTGCTGTTTGCTGCCCCAATCAAAGAAACAAGTCCCTCATGTTCTGAGTCCCTTAAACCATTGGATGCCTGTAATGAAGAGAACACTGAAGATCACCTGAAACTGCAGTTTGCTACCCCAATCAAAGGAACAAGTCCTTCCAGATTGGATGAAGCTTCTAGTTGTCAATTGAAGACAGCCATGGTTATCAATGAAGCTTCTGTAATGGTTGGTAAGGAGCCTAAGCTCAAAGGGTTTGAATTTTCTGGAGAACCACTAGCTGTCGAGATTATTAGCGGAGGTTTTGATAGCACAAAAAGATCTTGCTTCTCCAAAGAGATTAAAGACCAATCTGAAAGAGGGCCTCTGTTTCCTACATCATCAAAAGGTACAAGTCCACTGCAGTTGGAGGGAAGTCCTGGTTGTGAGGAAGATATCTTTAAGGATCTTGATGGTGGTAAGTTCCTTGGCTCTCAGGAACAAATTTTTGCACAGCACGAAGATCATCAACTTCTAAATGAAATGACAGATAATACTGGTGACGCTACACTCGATTGGTTTCATATAGACGATGGCAGTGTTCCCATCCAGGCAGAACTGGAGACGCAGAAAA AAAATGATTCTGCCCATCAGTTCGAGCCCTTGCGTGAAGTCACCGAAGATGATGCTGTGGCTGAGGGGAAGAAAGATGATCATCTAATGGCGTCTCAAGAATCTCTAGAAGACAGGTTAATTAATACCAGGGAAGCAACAAAAagtgttgttgttagtgatgcaGTTTGCCAACAACGGAACATTCTAACTGACATTGAAACTGAGACCATAACTCAGGAGAGCGTAAGGAAGACCGATGATATTTCTGTTAGTGCTG AAAATGGAATTCTTGAATTTGATGCTGAATCCACTGCATTAAGAAGTCAGGAAAAGATCATCATCACAGTAGAAGAGACTAAGGGAGATGAAGTACAAAAACTAGAAGTGAGAAATATCAGTAACGCTTTCCTACACAACAACATTCCCGATAATGATGAATATGCAAAAGAAAGTTCAACCGTATTGCCTGCTGATAAGCAGTTCCACTTTCCAGAACATTATGTGATAGAAAATGTTTCGAGCATCAAGGAGTTTACTTCTTCCGCAAATGAATGCCAAGATGTTTTTAAGGAAGGTGATTTTGCTGATCAAGGGGATGGACTTACCATTTTTGAATCAACTGAGAGAACGTCTACGATTGTTAACTATTCAGATCTCACCACCCAAATCGACCTGCCTGGATTATTTGCAGGAGAGAGTGGAAATATAACCCATTCAGCATTTTCGGAAGAGCTTCAGAATGAAAGTAATCAGGGGAAGTTCAGTGCAGCTCAGCAACAGGATGAGGATTCTTTTGATAAAAAGGAGCATGAATCAACACAAGCAGTGTTATCACCCTCTTTTAAGTGTCATGAAAACATCAGCTTTATCGAGGAAG GCTTAGCTGATGAAGATACATTGATCTCTAAGCAAAATAATGACTTGGCTGAAAAGAAAGTACCATTAACCCCAGCAGGAGTAGCTAAAACTTCTTTTGCCAAGCACTTGAATTCTACTGTGAAGAAGAAGAATGCCAGAAGCGTTCTTATCCATGGAACCCCCAACAAACTATCCCAGATAGCTGACATGAAAGAAAATGCTCCAAGTGTTAAGGGAGATGTTGGCACTTTAACAGCATTAAGACCAGAAAAGAGGCGTGCTTTGGATATCCTCCCAaggaaatag